The Bacillota bacterium region GCCCGGATTGACGTTGGGGCTTCCGGGCAGGCGGTCGCGGGGCGCGGTCCGAAGCGGGCGGCGGGGGGAGGAGAGTACCGTGTCGGGCGAACAACGTGTTGGCGCCGTTATCCTGCTGCTCCTGGTCCTGCTGGCCTACGTGGTGCCGTACACGCTTCTTTCCGGCGTCAGGGCCTGGTACGGCAGCTTTCTGTTCTGGGTGCTCTTTGCAGTAGCAGCCGTCGGGGTGGTGGCGTGGCTCACCCGTTCCTGGGCCGCCCGGCCCCACGCCGCCGATGGCGAAACGTCCAGCGGGGAGCGTGACCGACAGTGAGCCCTGCAACCCTGTATGCGGCCTTTGGCCTGTACGTCCTCCTCGGCACGCTGATCGCCTGGATCGCCCGCAGGGGCCTCGCATACAAGGTGGAAGCGTACTTCCTGGCCAACCGCGCGCTGGGCGGCCTGGTATCCGCCCTGAGCTACGCCGCCACGACATACAGCGCGTTCATGATGGTGGGGCTTGCGGGGCTAACGTACCGCGGCGGCGTGGGCGCCCTTGGCTTTGAACTCATCTACCTCGCAGGGCTGTCGCTCGTGGTCTTTTTCGGGCCCCACTTCTGGCGCGCCGGCCACCGCTACCACCTGGTCTCTCCCGCCGAACTGCTCGCGGTCCGCTACAACAGCCGCGTTCTGGGCATGGTAGTGGCCGCGGTGTCGGTAATCTTCCTCATCCCGTACAGTTCCGTTCAGCTGAGTGGCATCGCGCTGCTCCTGGAGGGCATGAGCCGGGCTGCCATTCCCTTCCAGGTTGGGCTGCTGCTCGCCGCCGCGGTAGCCGTGGCGTGGGCATGGATGGGAGGCCTGCGGTCGGTGGCCTGGACCGATGCGCTGCAGGCGGTGGTCATGATGGCCACCGCGCTGTGGGTGACCGCGTTCGTGGTCGGTGAACTGGGCGGGCTCGGCGGCCTCTTCTCGCAGCTCGAGCAGCAGGCGCCGGAGTGGCTGGCGGTCCCGGGCAACGGCTACTTCACGCCCCAGACGTTCCTGGGCCTGTCGCTGCCGTGGTTCTTCTTCGCGCTGTCCAACCCCCAGGTGTCGCAGCGGCTGTTCACGCCCCGGGATCTCCGCGCGATGCGGCGCATGCTGATGGGGTTCCTTGTGTTCGGCTTCTTCTACACGCTCATCTCCATCATCTGGGGGTTCGCCGGCCGGTTGCTCATGCCCGGCCTTCCAAGTGCGGACCTCGTGACGCCCCGGCTGCTCGCGTCCCCCTACGTCCCGCCGCTGACGGGGCTCGTGGCCATGATCGGCATCACGTCTGCCGCCATTTCCACCATCAACTCGATCCTGCTGACGCTCTCCTCGATGGTCGCCAGGGACCTCTTCCGCAGCCTCAAGCCGCAGGCGGACGACCACCAGCAGCTGGCGGTCGGTAGGGCCGCGATCATCGCCGTTGCGACCCTGGCGTTGCTGTTCGCCAATCTGCGGGCCGGGCTCATCGCCGTGCTCTCGGTCGCTTCGTCCGCCGGCCTTCTGGTGACGGTTCCGGCGCTGATCGGCACCTTTTACTGGCAGCGCGGCACGGCTGCCGGCGCGCTGGCCGGCATCCTGGGCGGCGGAGCGGTCACCATGGTCACCCAGCTCGGCAACCTGCGCCCGCTGGGCCTGTGGCCGGGGGTCTGGGGATTTATCATCTCGGCCGGGCTTTACGTGGCGGTTAGCCTGGCCACCCGGCCCGTCACCGATCGGGCGAGGGAGTTCGTCGTTGGCCTTCGCCAGCCGGCCTGAAGGGCAATCCTGAGGGGGCGACCCGGCCCGGCGGCGCGCTGCTTGCCGCCGGCGCCCAGGCCGCACCCCTCGTGGAGGCCCCGCACTCGGTTAGCCGAAGTAGCTGCGGGCAATCACCAGCTTCTGAATCTGGTTGGTTCCCTCGTAGATCTGGGTGATCTTGGCGTCCCGCATCATGCGTTCCACCGGGTGGTCCTTGATGTAGCCGTAGCCGCCCAGGAGCTGCACCGCGTCGGTGCTCACCCGCATGGCGGTGTCGGAGCAGAACATCTTGGCCATGGCCGCGTAACGGTTCACCTCGGGTGGCAGCCGCCCGTACCCGTGCTCCTGGATCAGCCGGCAGGCGTAATAGAGAAGCTGCCGTGCCGCCTCGACCTGCGTGGCCATGTCGGCCACCATGAACTGCAGCCCCTGGAACTCCGCCAGCAGCTTGCCGAACTGCTTTCGCTCCTTCATGTAGCGCACGGCGTAGTCCAGGGCGCCCTGGGCGATGCCCAGCGCCTGGGCAGCCACCCCCGGCCGGGAGCGGTCGAGGGTCATCATCGCAATCTTGAACCCGTCGCCGTCCCCGCCAAGGCGGTTCTCGTCGGACACCACGCACCCGTCGAACACGAGCTCCGCGGTCGGAGAGGCGTGAATGCCCATCTTCTCCTCCAGGCGGCTCACGGAGAAGCCGGGCGTCCCCTTTTCCACCACGAACGCCGTCACGCCGCGGTGCCCCAGGGAGGGATCGGTGGTGGCGAACACCGTGATGACGTCAGCCACGCTGCCATTCGTGATGAACCGCTTGGTGCCGTTGATGACCCAATGGCCGTCCTGGCGCTCGGCGCGCGTGCGCAGGCTTGCCGCGTCAGACCCGGCCTCGGGCTCGCTCAAAGCAAAGGCCGCCAGCTTCTCGCCGGACGCGAGCGCCGGTAGCCACCGCCGCTTCTGGACGTCGCTGCCGCCCACGGTGATGGGCAGCGCCCCGAGCTCCTGGACGGCGAGGATGAGCGACGCCGTGGCGTCGACCCTGGCGAGTTCCTCGATGACCACGGCCAGCGTCAGGAGGTCTGCCCCGGCCCCGCCGTACTCTTCAGGAACGCACAGGCTGAAAAGCCCCTGATCTCTGAAAAGTTGCACGACGTCCCAGGGGAACTCACCGGTGCGGTCGTATTCGAAGGCCCGCGGCGCAATCTTCTCCTCGGCAAGCTGCCGAACCAGCCGCCGGAACGCTTCCTGCTCCTCGGTCAGCTTCCAGTCGGGCGCAGCCACTGCCATCTCTACTCCCGCCCCCTCCGGCCGGTCCGACAGCCGGCGCTTTCCCAGGAAGTTCGCGTTCAGTCGGCCTCGTCCCGCACGACCCGGCTCGGGCGCAGCCCCATTTCCCGGG contains the following coding sequences:
- a CDS encoding acyl-CoA dehydrogenase — translated: MAVAAPDWKLTEEQEAFRRLVRQLAEEKIAPRAFEYDRTGEFPWDVVQLFRDQGLFSLCVPEEYGGAGADLLTLAVVIEELARVDATASLILAVQELGALPITVGGSDVQKRRWLPALASGEKLAAFALSEPEAGSDAASLRTRAERQDGHWVINGTKRFITNGSVADVITVFATTDPSLGHRGVTAFVVEKGTPGFSVSRLEEKMGIHASPTAELVFDGCVVSDENRLGGDGDGFKIAMMTLDRSRPGVAAQALGIAQGALDYAVRYMKERKQFGKLLAEFQGLQFMVADMATQVEAARQLLYYACRLIQEHGYGRLPPEVNRYAAMAKMFCSDTAMRVSTDAVQLLGGYGYIKDHPVERMMRDAKITQIYEGTNQIQKLVIARSYFG
- a CDS encoding sodium:solute symporter family protein, with amino-acid sequence MSPATLYAAFGLYVLLGTLIAWIARRGLAYKVEAYFLANRALGGLVSALSYAATTYSAFMMVGLAGLTYRGGVGALGFELIYLAGLSLVVFFGPHFWRAGHRYHLVSPAELLAVRYNSRVLGMVVAAVSVIFLIPYSSVQLSGIALLLEGMSRAAIPFQVGLLLAAAVAVAWAWMGGLRSVAWTDALQAVVMMATALWVTAFVVGELGGLGGLFSQLEQQAPEWLAVPGNGYFTPQTFLGLSLPWFFFALSNPQVSQRLFTPRDLRAMRRMLMGFLVFGFFYTLISIIWGFAGRLLMPGLPSADLVTPRLLASPYVPPLTGLVAMIGITSAAISTINSILLTLSSMVARDLFRSLKPQADDHQQLAVGRAAIIAVATLALLFANLRAGLIAVLSVASSAGLLVTVPALIGTFYWQRGTAAGALAGILGGGAVTMVTQLGNLRPLGLWPGVWGFIISAGLYVAVSLATRPVTDRAREFVVGLRQPA